The Halanaerobium praevalens DSM 2228 genome contains a region encoding:
- the dctP gene encoding TRAP transporter substrate-binding protein DctP: MLKKILVGFLLLTLVFVLTGCGSEEEAAGDGAAETQEAITWTFAHEEVQGSVQDRYAQKFKEAIEAKTDGAVKIDVYPVGQLGDGANQVELLQNGAIQLGINNPGSVGTLVPETNLFSLHFLLPSDMDKAHELVNNSEAMEMLNQKYLEKNMKVLGWFPEGYQMWTGNKKITEPADFEGFKIRTMASPVISESYKTYGADPTPIPYMEVYSSLQLNMIDGQVNPIFAIEEMKFYEVQDYMMLSNQAIFVGTFVANDLFWDSLSAARKEQVKAAADEATAYILGAQKDLNATRLESIKENSEMEIVELTPAQREKFKEASLPAREFYVEKYGEDAGEILEMLLEDVAKITK; the protein is encoded by the coding sequence ATGTTAAAAAAAATTTTAGTAGGGTTTTTATTATTAACTTTAGTTTTTGTGCTTACTGGCTGTGGCTCAGAAGAAGAGGCAGCAGGAGATGGAGCAGCAGAGACTCAAGAAGCTATAACCTGGACCTTTGCTCATGAGGAAGTTCAAGGTAGTGTACAAGATCGTTATGCTCAAAAATTTAAAGAAGCAATTGAAGCAAAAACTGATGGTGCTGTTAAAATCGATGTTTACCCTGTAGGTCAATTAGGTGATGGGGCAAATCAAGTTGAATTATTACAAAATGGAGCAATTCAGCTAGGAATTAATAATCCCGGTTCAGTTGGAACTTTGGTTCCTGAAACTAATCTTTTCTCTTTACACTTTTTACTCCCTTCAGATATGGATAAGGCACATGAGTTAGTAAATAATAGTGAAGCCATGGAAATGTTAAATCAAAAATACTTAGAAAAAAATATGAAAGTTTTAGGTTGGTTTCCTGAAGGATATCAAATGTGGACTGGAAATAAAAAGATTACCGAGCCTGCAGATTTTGAAGGTTTTAAAATTAGAACTATGGCTTCTCCAGTAATTTCTGAAAGTTATAAAACTTATGGAGCAGATCCTACCCCAATTCCATATATGGAAGTTTATAGTAGTTTGCAATTGAATATGATTGATGGCCAGGTTAATCCAATTTTTGCAATTGAAGAAATGAAATTTTATGAAGTCCAAGATTATATGATGCTTTCAAATCAGGCCATTTTTGTGGGAACTTTTGTAGCTAATGATTTATTCTGGGATTCATTATCAGCTGCCAGAAAAGAGCAAGTAAAAGCAGCAGCAGATGAAGCAACAGCTTATATTTTAGGTGCTCAAAAAGATCTTAATGCTACTCGCTTAGAGTCTATTAAAGAAAATAGTGAAATGGAAATTGTGGAGTTAACTCCTGCTCAACGGGAAAAGTTTAAAGAAGCTAGTTTACCTGCCAGAGAATTTTATGTTGAAAAATATGGAGAAGATGCTGGTGAAATATTAGAGATGTTATTAGAAGATGTAGCTAAAATAACTAAATAA
- a CDS encoding dicarboxylate/amino acid:cation symporter: MKKLGLVPRLLLGIFCGILIGSFLPEVFSKLIYTFTYIFGEFLNYIVPFVILAFIIPGIAELGDKAGRLLGSTVLIAYGSTITAGISAYLIASRIVPAIVKSASVANPEEGGLEPFLHLEIPPLLGVMTALVTAFVIGMGINYIRNNGDHQNLYGFMNEFRDIIVLVIENVIIPFLPFHIAGVFANMAYSGTAFETLNVFGKVFALIIAMHLGYLVILYSISGSVAGKNPFKSLKNMIPAYTTAIGTMSSAATIPVTLKSAKKNNIREKIADFVIPLCATVHLAGSTITLTTCAIAVVLIQGGTPQFGHFLHFILMLGITMIAAPGVPGGAVMAALGLLTSILGFGEGATALMIGLYLAQDSFGTATNVTGDGAIAMMVDAIGKKTEKAKKTA, encoded by the coding sequence ATGAAAAAATTAGGGTTGGTACCAAGGCTATTATTAGGTATTTTTTGTGGTATTTTGATTGGTTCTTTTTTACCAGAAGTATTTTCAAAATTAATTTATACTTTTACTTATATTTTTGGGGAATTTTTAAATTACATAGTTCCTTTTGTAATTTTAGCTTTTATTATACCAGGAATTGCAGAATTAGGTGATAAAGCGGGGAGGTTATTGGGGTCAACTGTTTTAATTGCTTATGGCTCTACAATTACTGCTGGGATAAGTGCTTATTTAATTGCTAGTAGAATTGTGCCTGCAATTGTAAAAAGTGCTTCTGTTGCTAACCCAGAAGAAGGTGGATTAGAACCTTTTTTACATTTAGAGATTCCACCACTACTTGGAGTAATGACAGCTTTAGTTACAGCTTTTGTAATTGGTATGGGAATCAATTATATTAGAAATAATGGTGATCACCAGAACTTATATGGATTTATGAATGAGTTTAGAGATATTATAGTTTTAGTTATTGAAAATGTAATTATTCCATTTTTACCTTTCCATATCGCTGGTGTTTTTGCTAATATGGCTTATTCCGGAACTGCATTTGAAACTCTAAATGTATTTGGTAAAGTCTTTGCTTTAATTATAGCTATGCACCTTGGTTATTTAGTGATTTTATATTCTATTTCTGGTAGTGTTGCAGGTAAGAATCCATTTAAGAGTTTAAAAAATATGATTCCTGCTTATACAACTGCTATTGGTACAATGTCAAGTGCAGCAACTATTCCAGTAACTCTTAAAAGTGCTAAAAAGAATAATATTAGAGAAAAAATAGCTGATTTTGTTATTCCACTATGTGCTACAGTTCACCTTGCTGGAAGTACAATTACTTTAACTACTTGTGCTATTGCTGTTGTTCTAATTCAGGGGGGAACACCGCAATTTGGCCATTTTCTTCACTTCATCTTAATGTTAGGAATAACTATGATTGCTGCTCCAGGAGTTCCAGGGGGAGCTGTAATGGCTGCTTTAGGATTATTAACTTCTATTTTAGGTTTTGGAGAAGGAGCAACAGCTTTAATGATTGGTCTTTATCTTGCTCAAGATAGTTTTGGTACAGCTACTAATGTTACAGGTGATGGTGCAATTGCAATGATGGTTGATGCTATTGGTAAAAAAACTGAAAAAGCTAAGAAAACTGCTTAA
- a CDS encoding helix-turn-helix transcriptional regulator produces the protein MRLQIDNKREVHPYLNNMKSVAEGIFKFLGQEAEVLIHDLSQPESSIIFIAGELTDRELGGPITDVGLKRLRDKNNPDDVLNYKNQLEDGRILKSSTMFVTDDDGQVLGCLCVNYNITNFYMAENVIKNFCNFNQRSSKKDTETKHEIFAENINDVMTKIMNDAIKQVKKPILYMEKEDKIEIIKYLDQRGAFMIKGAVDQVADKLNVSRYTIYNYLKEIDTGE, from the coding sequence TTGAGACTTCAAATAGATAATAAAAGAGAAGTCCATCCATATTTAAATAATATGAAATCGGTTGCTGAAGGTATTTTTAAGTTTTTAGGTCAAGAAGCAGAAGTTTTAATTCATGATTTAAGTCAACCAGAAAGTTCTATTATCTTTATTGCAGGGGAATTAACAGATAGAGAATTGGGAGGTCCAATTACTGATGTAGGCCTTAAAAGATTAAGAGATAAAAACAATCCTGATGATGTTTTAAATTATAAAAATCAGTTAGAAGATGGAAGAATCTTAAAGTCTTCAACCATGTTTGTAACAGATGATGATGGTCAGGTTTTAGGCTGTCTGTGTGTTAACTATAATATCACTAACTTTTATATGGCAGAAAATGTGATTAAAAATTTCTGTAACTTTAATCAACGAAGTTCTAAAAAAGATACAGAAACTAAACATGAAATATTTGCTGAAAATATAAATGATGTGATGACAAAAATAATGAATGATGCTATAAAACAAGTAAAAAAACCAATTCTTTATATGGAAAAAGAAGATAAAATAGAAATTATTAAATATCTAGATCAAAGAGGGGCATTTATGATTAAAGGTGCTGTAGATCAGGTTGCAGATAAATTAAATGTTTCCCGTTATACTATTTATAATTATCTAAAAGAAATAGATACTGGGGAATAA
- the ilvA gene encoding threonine ammonia-lyase — translation MAVVSLDDIKKARKKLKDVALKTKLDHSRTFSKMSGNQIYLKLENLQRTGSFKIRGAYNKISNLTEAEKKNGVVAASAGNHAQGVALAASKMGIKSTIVMPIGAPIAKINATQGYGADVILSGESYDEAHAEEERFAKETGATIIPAFNDPDVIAGQGTIGLEILEEVPDIDVVITPIGGGGLLSGVAVALKESNPDIEVIGVESANAACMAESMKQGCLAHLNGVDTIADGIAVKTPGDLTYKIISEYVDHVVTVEEEEIAHAILLLMERAKLIVEGAGATTLAAVLNNKINIQGKKVAIVLSGGNIDLDMVATIIERGLIKAGRKITFETYLSDKPGSLRDLLSTITETKANVVSINHDRLAPDTPLKSAKVQLTLETKNEEHIQKIQQVLKENNYQIKNLH, via the coding sequence ATGGCTGTTGTTAGTTTAGATGATATTAAAAAAGCTCGCAAAAAACTTAAAGATGTTGCTTTGAAAACGAAGCTAGATCATTCTAGAACTTTTAGTAAAATGAGTGGAAATCAAATTTATTTAAAGCTAGAAAATTTACAGAGAACTGGTTCTTTTAAAATTAGAGGGGCTTATAATAAAATAAGCAACTTAACTGAGGCAGAAAAGAAAAATGGAGTTGTAGCCGCTTCAGCTGGTAATCATGCTCAGGGGGTTGCTTTAGCAGCTTCTAAAATGGGGATTAAATCTACAATAGTTATGCCTATTGGAGCTCCGATTGCTAAAATTAATGCGACCCAAGGTTATGGAGCTGATGTTATTTTAAGTGGAGAAAGTTATGATGAAGCACATGCTGAGGAAGAAAGATTTGCCAAAGAAACTGGAGCCACAATTATACCAGCTTTTAATGATCCAGATGTTATTGCAGGTCAAGGTACAATTGGGCTTGAAATTTTAGAAGAAGTACCAGATATTGATGTGGTAATTACTCCAATTGGGGGAGGTGGTTTACTTTCAGGAGTTGCAGTGGCCCTTAAAGAATCTAATCCAGATATTGAAGTGATTGGAGTTGAGTCAGCAAATGCAGCTTGTATGGCTGAGTCAATGAAACAAGGCTGTTTAGCCCATTTAAATGGAGTTGATACAATAGCTGATGGCATAGCCGTTAAAACACCTGGTGATCTAACCTATAAAATTATTTCTGAATATGTTGATCATGTAGTAACAGTTGAAGAAGAAGAAATAGCTCATGCTATTTTATTATTAATGGAAAGAGCTAAATTAATTGTTGAAGGAGCAGGTGCAACAACTTTAGCTGCAGTTTTAAATAATAAGATCAATATTCAGGGTAAAAAAGTAGCAATAGTATTAAGTGGAGGTAATATAGATTTAGACATGGTTGCCACAATTATTGAGCGTGGTTTAATTAAAGCTGGTCGCAAAATCACTTTTGAGACTTATCTTTCTGATAAACCTGGTTCACTCAGAGATTTATTATCTACTATTACTGAAACTAAAGCAAATGTAGTTTCTATTAATCATGATCGATTAGCACCTGATACACCTTTAAAAAGTGCTAAGGTTCAGCTAACATTAGAAACTAAAAATGAAGAACATATCCAAAAAATACAGCAAGTTTTAAAAGAAAATAATTATCAAATAAAAAATTTACATTAA
- a CDS encoding RidA family protein, whose product MAKEIIHTDQAPAAVGAYSQAVRAGNTVYLSGQIAIDPATQEIIEGGAEAQAKRVLKNLEAVLKAADCTFKDVVKAEIFLDDINDFATVNDIYAEYFTEEPPARACVEVGRLPKGVAVEISLIAVK is encoded by the coding sequence ATGGCAAAAGAAATAATTCATACAGATCAAGCACCTGCAGCTGTAGGTGCATATTCACAGGCAGTTAGAGCAGGTAATACAGTTTATTTATCAGGACAAATAGCTATTGATCCAGCAACACAAGAAATTATTGAAGGTGGAGCTGAGGCTCAAGCTAAAAGAGTTTTAAAAAATCTAGAAGCAGTTTTAAAAGCAGCTGACTGCACTTTTAAAGATGTTGTTAAAGCAGAAATATTTTTAGATGATATTAATGACTTTGCTACAGTTAATGATATTTATGCTGAATATTTTACAGAGGAACCACCTGCAAGAGCTTGTGTAGAAGTAGGTAGATTACCTAAAGGTGTTGCAGTTGAAATTTCATTAATTGCAGTTAAATAA
- a CDS encoding 2-oxoacid:acceptor oxidoreductase family protein, whose amino-acid sequence MMQIRWHGRGGQGAKTASLLLADAAFSTGKYVQGFPEYGPERMGAPITAYNRISDEKIRVHSNIYNPNYVVVVDETLLESVDVTAGLKEDGAIVVNTAKAGEKIREKLKGYQGELYTVDAREISMETIGRYFPNTPMLAGLVKVAEIMPENDFIEEMGNLFKKKFASKPEVIEGNVAALKRALKEVKTHG is encoded by the coding sequence ATGATGCAGATCAGATGGCATGGTAGAGGCGGCCAGGGAGCAAAAACTGCTTCTCTACTTTTAGCAGATGCAGCTTTTTCTACCGGCAAATATGTACAGGGGTTTCCAGAATATGGCCCAGAAAGAATGGGAGCACCAATTACAGCCTATAATAGAATTAGTGATGAAAAAATAAGAGTTCACTCTAATATTTACAACCCGAATTATGTAGTTGTAGTAGATGAAACACTTTTAGAAAGTGTAGATGTTACAGCAGGTTTAAAAGAAGATGGAGCAATAGTTGTGAATACAGCTAAAGCTGGAGAAAAAATTAGAGAGAAATTAAAAGGATATCAAGGTGAATTATATACAGTAGATGCAAGAGAAATTTCAATGGAAACAATAGGTAGATATTTTCCAAATACCCCAATGTTAGCAGGTTTAGTGAAGGTAGCAGAAATAATGCCTGAGAATGATTTTATAGAAGAAATGGGCAATTTATTTAAGAAAAAATTTGCTTCTAAGCCAGAAGTTATAGAGGGTAATGTAGCAGCATTAAAAAGAGCTTTAAAAGAGGTGAAGACACATGGTTAA
- a CDS encoding 4Fe-4S binding protein has translation MVKINEKSNWKEVTPGGTIYNTGNAAEFNTGDWRVNKPIFKEDKCIQCLLCAPVCPDSSIPVKDGQRLEFDYDHCKGCAICAEVCPVDAIEMVPEGQE, from the coding sequence ATGGTTAAGATTAACGAAAAGTCTAACTGGAAAGAAGTTACTCCTGGAGGAACTATTTATAACACAGGTAATGCAGCTGAGTTTAATACAGGAGATTGGAGAGTAAACAAACCAATATTTAAAGAAGATAAATGTATTCAATGTTTGCTATGTGCACCGGTTTGTCCAGATAGTTCAATTCCTGTCAAAGATGGTCAAAGGCTAGAATTTGACTATGATCACTGTAAAGGATGTGCAATTTGTGCTGAAGTATGTCCAGTAGATGCAATAGAAATGGTTCCAGAAGGCCAAGAATAA
- the porA gene encoding 2-ketoisovalerate ferredoxin oxidoreductase subunit alpha, whose translation MSIREKLSGNEAAAIALKQINPDVMAAFPITPSTEIPQYFSKYVANGSVDTEFVPVESEHSAMSACVGSQAAGARTVTATSSCGLALMFEELYIASSSRLPIILSVVNRALSGPININADHSDSMGARDSGWIQLYSEDNQEAYDNLIQAVRIGEHEDVQLPVMVCQDGFITSHAIENIELLEKEVVQDFVGDYQAKEYLLNKDNPIAMGPYDTADYYMEHKYQQNRAMENAKAVIEKIAAEFKEISGREYDFFETYKLEDADYAMVVLNSTAGTAKAAIDKMRAEGKKVGLLKIRVFRPFNAEKLTELLKDIKYVAVMDRSETFSTAGGPVFHETSAALYPLAERPELISYIYGLGGRDVTIESVESVFNDLMEIEKAGEVKNRYRYLGLRE comes from the coding sequence ATGAGCATTAGAGAAAAATTATCAGGAAACGAAGCAGCTGCCATAGCTTTAAAACAGATTAACCCAGATGTAATGGCTGCTTTTCCAATAACACCATCAACAGAAATACCACAGTATTTTTCTAAATATGTAGCAAATGGAAGTGTAGACACAGAATTTGTACCAGTAGAATCAGAACATAGTGCAATGTCAGCTTGTGTTGGGTCTCAAGCAGCAGGAGCCAGAACAGTTACTGCAACTTCTTCTTGTGGATTAGCCTTAATGTTTGAAGAACTTTATATAGCTTCTTCATCTAGACTGCCAATTATTCTTTCAGTAGTAAATAGAGCTTTATCAGGTCCAATTAATATTAATGCTGATCATAGTGATTCAATGGGAGCTAGAGATTCTGGGTGGATTCAGCTTTATTCAGAGGATAATCAGGAAGCATATGATAATTTAATTCAAGCAGTTAGAATTGGAGAACATGAAGATGTTCAACTTCCAGTTATGGTTTGTCAAGATGGATTTATTACTAGTCACGCTATAGAAAATATAGAGCTTTTGGAAAAAGAAGTAGTACAAGATTTTGTGGGAGATTATCAAGCTAAGGAATATCTTTTAAATAAAGATAATCCAATTGCTATGGGACCATATGATACTGCTGATTACTATATGGAGCATAAATATCAACAAAATAGAGCTATGGAAAATGCAAAAGCAGTAATTGAAAAAATTGCAGCTGAATTTAAAGAAATCTCAGGTCGAGAATATGATTTTTTTGAAACATATAAATTAGAAGATGCTGACTATGCAATGGTTGTTCTAAACTCAACTGCAGGTACAGCAAAAGCAGCAATTGATAAAATGAGAGCAGAAGGTAAAAAGGTTGGTCTCTTAAAAATAAGAGTTTTCCGTCCTTTTAATGCTGAAAAATTAACTGAACTTTTAAAAGATATTAAGTATGTAGCGGTAATGGATAGATCAGAAACCTTTTCTACAGCAGGTGGACCAGTTTTCCACGAAACATCTGCAGCACTTTATCCTTTAGCAGAAAGACCAGAATTAATTAGTTATATTTATGGCTTAGGTGGCCGTGATGTAACAATTGAATCAGTAGAAAGTGTTTTTAATGATTTAATGGAAATTGAAAAAGCCGGAGAAGTTAAAAATAGATATAGATATTTAGGATTAAGAGAATAA
- a CDS encoding thiamine pyrophosphate-dependent enzyme, producing the protein MTEKYNFKQEMEKEERLTGGHRMCAGCGAPVAVRAVLRALEEDDEAVIGCATGCLEVSTFMYPYTAWKDSFIHNAFENAGATTSGAEAAYQSLKKQGKLANDKDHKFIAFGGDGGTYDIGFQSLSGAMERGHDMTYVCYDNGAYMNTGIQRSSATPRFADTTTTPVGTEKKGKSQYRKDLTAIMADHNLPYVAQTTFIGNFKDLHQKAKKAIYTEGATFLNVMAPCPRGWRYPPEKMMELCKLAVETCYWPMFEIENGEWKLNYKPKEKMPIEKFLEAQGRFKHITKSEKKDMIEEMQAEVDHRWEKLLIRCGEKEK; encoded by the coding sequence ATGACAGAAAAATATAATTTTAAGCAGGAAATGGAAAAAGAAGAAAGATTAACAGGTGGACATAGAATGTGTGCTGGTTGTGGAGCACCAGTAGCTGTTAGAGCAGTACTCAGAGCTTTAGAGGAAGATGATGAAGCAGTAATTGGATGTGCAACAGGATGTTTAGAAGTTTCAACCTTTATGTATCCATATACAGCATGGAAAGACTCTTTTATTCATAATGCTTTTGAAAATGCAGGTGCAACAACTAGTGGAGCTGAAGCAGCTTATCAATCCCTAAAAAAACAAGGTAAATTAGCTAATGATAAAGATCATAAGTTTATTGCCTTTGGTGGAGATGGTGGAACATATGATATAGGTTTCCAGTCTTTATCAGGAGCCATGGAGAGAGGCCATGATATGACTTATGTTTGTTATGATAATGGAGCTTATATGAATACAGGTATTCAGCGATCTTCAGCTACTCCTAGATTTGCAGATACTACAACAACTCCAGTTGGAACTGAGAAAAAAGGTAAAAGTCAGTATCGTAAAGATTTAACTGCAATTATGGCTGATCATAATTTACCTTATGTAGCTCAAACAACATTTATTGGTAATTTTAAAGATTTACATCAAAAAGCTAAAAAAGCAATTTATACAGAAGGGGCTACCTTCTTAAATGTAATGGCTCCTTGTCCAAGAGGTTGGAGATATCCACCTGAAAAAATGATGGAACTTTGTAAATTGGCTGTAGAAACTTGTTACTGGCCTATGTTTGAGATTGAAAATGGTGAGTGGAAGTTAAACTATAAGCCGAAAGAAAAAATGCCAATAGAAAAGTTCTTAGAAGCTCAAGGAAGATTTAAGCATATCACAAAATCTGAGAAAAAAGATATGATTGAAGAAATGCAAGCAGAAGTAGATCATCGTTGGGAAAAATTGTTAATCAGATGTGGAGAAAAAGAGAAGTAA
- a CDS encoding acetate/propionate family kinase, translating to MKIFVINCGSSSLKYKVFEMETENVLAEGIIERIGIANSFLKYENNKGQELKIEAEIKTHKAGIQLLIENLLAAEHGVLESMDQIKAVGHRVAHGGEKFDSSILLNEEILAEVEAMSDLAPLHTPANLMGIRVCQELMPQTPQVGVFDTSFHQTMPEKAYLYALPYEYYKKYGVRRYGFHGTSHGYVAQKAAELLDQDLEELKIITCHLGNGASMAAVKNGKSIDTSMGFTPLEGLVMGTRCGDIDPAIVPFIMEKEDLKPAEIDNILNKKSGLAGASGVSSDMRDIEKEAEAGNEQAELALEIFNYRVKKYIGAYAAVMGGVDAVVFTAGIGENAIETRTEILKGLEYLGIEIDEQANNCRGEEKIISSADAKTKVMVIPTNEELVIARDTKNIVS from the coding sequence ATGAAAATTTTTGTAATCAATTGTGGTAGTTCATCTTTAAAATATAAAGTCTTTGAGATGGAAACAGAAAATGTTTTAGCAGAAGGAATTATTGAAAGAATTGGAATTGCTAATTCATTTTTGAAATATGAAAATAATAAAGGACAAGAGTTAAAGATAGAAGCAGAAATTAAAACTCATAAAGCTGGAATACAATTATTAATTGAGAATCTTTTAGCAGCTGAGCACGGTGTTTTAGAGAGTATGGATCAAATCAAAGCTGTAGGACATCGAGTTGCTCACGGTGGAGAAAAATTTGACAGCTCAATTTTATTAAATGAAGAAATTTTGGCTGAGGTAGAAGCAATGTCTGATTTAGCACCTCTGCATACTCCCGCTAATTTAATGGGGATTAGAGTGTGCCAAGAATTAATGCCTCAAACTCCTCAAGTAGGTGTTTTTGATACTTCTTTCCATCAGACAATGCCCGAAAAAGCATATCTTTATGCTCTTCCTTATGAGTATTATAAAAAGTATGGAGTTAGAAGATATGGTTTCCATGGTACTTCACATGGTTATGTTGCTCAAAAAGCAGCTGAACTTTTAGATCAAGATTTAGAAGAACTTAAAATTATTACCTGCCATTTAGGTAATGGTGCCAGTATGGCAGCTGTAAAAAATGGTAAATCAATTGATACTAGCATGGGTTTTACTCCTTTAGAAGGCTTAGTAATGGGAACTCGCTGTGGAGACATTGATCCAGCTATAGTACCTTTTATTATGGAAAAAGAAGATTTAAAGCCAGCTGAAATAGATAATATTTTAAATAAGAAAAGTGGTTTAGCTGGAGCTTCCGGGGTTAGTAGTGATATGAGAGATATTGAAAAAGAAGCTGAAGCAGGAAATGAGCAGGCAGAGTTAGCTTTAGAGATTTTTAATTATCGAGTTAAAAAATATATAGGAGCTTATGCAGCAGTAATGGGCGGAGTAGATGCAGTAGTCTTTACAGCTGGAATAGGTGAAAATGCAATTGAAACTAGAACTGAGATTTTAAAAGGCTTAGAATATCTAGGTATAGAAATTGATGAACAGGCTAATAATTGTCGGGGAGAAGAAAAAATAATTAGCAGTGCTGATGCTAAAACTAAGGTGATGGTGATCCCAACAAACGAAGAATTAGTTATTGCTCGTGACACTAAAAATATAGTTAGCTAA
- a CDS encoding cation:proton antiporter produces the protein MLLNHKSHKLIYLLAILFLTAFIIKTITDKFRIPSVVGYILLGTIFSQSVVSNFAFLSKEFLAWYNYLLNTLNFITVLAVSFISFGIGTSLYIKILKQLELELTLIVIFESIGAFVLVTGAMLLLGKELFVAILFGTIATATAPAATVMVLKEYGIPGEFSATLMVVLALDEFLALLIFSFMEPLSYILASPELELTITNMLIEPFLKIAAAILLGLIIGYISQYLMVKCSSETRKILLILATILGTTASAVFLHISPLFANLTVGFVYRNVPQRRLNVSDKIDILTVPLLSTFFILAGTKIDISNLFHSSFLIIAVTYTFMRAMGKIGGSHLGAKLSSAPEHVEKYIGFGLIPQIGITIDLAFIIQKDFIHIQGDVANISMLILNVILLTSIFTEIFGSLATEYALIKSHETKKQLRWNFLKVE, from the coding sequence ATGCTCTTGAATCATAAAAGTCACAAATTAATTTATTTATTAGCTATTTTATTTTTAACAGCTTTTATAATTAAGACAATTACAGATAAATTTCGGATTCCAAGTGTTGTTGGCTATATTCTTTTGGGAACAATCTTTAGTCAGAGTGTAGTTAGTAATTTTGCTTTTCTTTCGAAAGAATTTTTAGCTTGGTATAATTATTTATTGAATACCCTTAATTTTATTACCGTTTTAGCAGTTTCTTTTATTTCTTTTGGAATTGGAACTTCTTTATATATTAAAATTTTAAAACAGTTAGAATTAGAATTAACTTTAATAGTGATTTTTGAATCTATAGGTGCTTTTGTTTTAGTAACAGGGGCAATGCTTTTGCTGGGGAAAGAGCTTTTTGTGGCAATTCTTTTTGGGACTATAGCTACAGCTACAGCTCCCGCTGCTACAGTTATGGTTTTAAAAGAATATGGAATTCCCGGTGAGTTTTCAGCTACTTTGATGGTAGTTCTGGCCTTAGATGAATTTTTAGCTCTATTAATTTTTTCTTTTATGGAACCCTTATCTTACATATTAGCTTCACCAGAATTAGAATTAACCATCACTAACATGCTGATTGAGCCTTTTCTTAAAATAGCTGCTGCAATTTTATTAGGTTTAATTATTGGTTATATTTCTCAATATTTAATGGTTAAATGTAGTTCTGAAACCAGAAAAATATTATTAATCTTAGCAACTATATTGGGAACTACAGCTTCAGCAGTCTTTTTACATATTTCACCTTTATTTGCTAATTTAACAGTTGGTTTTGTTTACCGGAATGTACCTCAGCGGAGGTTAAATGTTTCAGATAAAATAGATATTTTAACTGTACCACTTTTATCGACCTTTTTTATTTTAGCCGGTACTAAAATTGATATTAGTAATCTGTTCCACAGTAGTTTTTTAATAATAGCAGTTACTTATACATTTATGCGGGCAATGGGTAAAATTGGAGGTTCTCACTTAGGAGCAAAGTTATCTTCTGCTCCAGAGCATGTAGAAAAATATATTGGTTTTGGCTTAATTCCTCAAATTGGAATCACTATTGACTTAGCTTTTATAATTCAAAAAGATTTTATCCACATTCAAGGTGATGTAGCTAATATTTCGATGTTAATTTTAAATGTTATTTTACTTACTTCAATTTTCACTGAAATATTTGGTTCTTTAGCAACAGAATATGCTTTAATAAAATCACATGAGACTAAAAAACAGTTAAGGTGGAATTTTTTGAAAGTAGAATAA